In Electrophorus electricus isolate fEleEle1 chromosome 12, fEleEle1.pri, whole genome shotgun sequence, a single window of DNA contains:
- the tmem35 gene encoding transmembrane protein 35A: protein MASPRTITIVALSFALGLFFVFMGTIKLTPRLSKDAYNEMKRAYKSYAKALPALKKMGITSVLLRKIIGTLEVGCGVVLTLVPGKPKDVANFLLLLVMLAVLFFHQLVGDPLKRYAHALVFGILLTCRLLIARQSEDRPEREERREEQINAQEKNKVKLS, encoded by the exons ATGGCCTCGCCAAGGACGATAACCATTGTCGCGCTCTCTTTTGCGCTGggtcttttttttgtcttcatggGTACGATTAAACTCACACCAAGACTAAGCAAGGATGCATACAATGAAATG aaaaggGCCTATAAGAGTTATGCCAAGGCCCTGCCTGCCTTGAAAAAGATGGGCATAACCTCAGTGCTTCTCCGCAAGATTATTGGCACTCTTGAAGTGGGATGCGGCGTGGTCCTGACACTTGTACCTGGGAAACCAAAGGATGTGGCCAACTTCCTGCTGCTCCTGGTCATGCTAGCTGTGCTCTTCTTCCACCAACTGGTCGGAGATCCTCTCAAGCGCTACGCCCATGCGCTGGTCTTCGGCATTCTCCTTACCTGCCGACTCCTGATTGCTCGTCAGAGTGAGGACCGACCcgagagggaggaaaggagagaagagcagaTCAACGCTCAGGAAAAGAATAAAGTAAAACTTTcttag